One stretch of Miscanthus floridulus cultivar M001 chromosome 18, ASM1932011v1, whole genome shotgun sequence DNA includes these proteins:
- the LOC136522881 gene encoding uncharacterized protein has product MPGSTASSGTNPFADPAPPPASSLMMLNIRSHVPIVLSADEGNFRQWRSFIELAIKKFGLFDHIDGTVDAAAMIDDPEWLQVDACVVSWLYNTISKEIWNDVNRPNASAHSVWLAITGQFLDNSLQRAVYAQQEFHSLFQGDMGIAEYCGKLKRLADTLYDCGAAVSDPALVINTLRGLNNKFSQAIAVLSTMKPPPTFLYTKSYLLQEEHRIKHSHQMEAQTALLAAAPTNQAPRPVASPPRTSPAFTNNTNDRRKKRKATDGRNRQNNTGAHGAPTAGSSVPPGGPLPPWALAQNPWHGVVQAWPMATWRPSVLGSRPGVHPVSSAPPLPAPSSTPDASLYAGASGSLPAGLYTALNNMNINNTTGGGDWFLDTGATSHMASSAGPSHQDGSAPM; this is encoded by the exons ATGCCGGGCTCCACGGCATCCTCGGGCACAAATCCATTTGCTGATCCCGCTCCACCCCCTGCCTCCTCCCTCATGATGCTCAACATCCGCAGCCATGTCCCCATCGTCCTCTCGGCTGACGAGGGAAACTTCCGGCAGTGGCGCTCGTTCATCGAACTCGCCATCAAGAAGTTCGGCCTCTTCGACCACATCGACGGCACGGTGGATGCCGCCGCCATGATCGACGACCCCGAGTGGCTCCAGGTCGACGCCTGCGTCGTCTCATGGCTCTacaacaccatctccaaggagatcTGGAACGACGTCAACCGCCCCAACGCCTCCGCCCACTCCGTCTGGCTCGCGATCACCGGCCAATTCCTCGACAACAGCCTCCAGCGCGCGGTGTACGCCCAACAGGAGTTCCACAGCCTGTTCCAGGGCGACATGGGCATCGCCGAGTACTGCGGCAAACTCAAGCGCCTCGCCGACACGCTCTACGACTGCGGCGCCGCCGTCTCCGACCCCGCTCTCGTCATCAACACCCTGCGCGGTTTGAACAACAAGTTCAGCCAGGCCATCGCCGTCCTCTCCACCATGAAGCCGCCCCCAACCTTCCTCTACACCAAGTCGTACCTCCTGCAGGAAGAGCACCGCATCAAGCACTCCCATCAGATGGAGGCACAGACTGCTCTCCTTGCGGCGGCGCCGACCAACCAGGCGCCACGGCCCGTCGCCTCTCCTCCACGCACGTCCCCGGCGTTCACCAACAACACCAACGATCGGCGTAAGAAGCGGAAGGCCACTGACGGGCGCAacaggcagaacaacaccggcgCCCACGGCGCCCCCACCGCCGGCTCCTCGGTGCCCCCGGGCGGTCCGCTTCCACCGTGGGCTCTGGCACAGAACCCGTGGCACGGCGTCGTCCAGGCGTGGCCCATGGCCACATGGAGGCCCAGCGTCCTCGGATCTCGGCCTGGCGTTCATCCGGTGTCCTCTGCACCGCCACTCCCCGCGCCGTCGTCCACGCCGGATGCCAGCCTCTACGCTGGCGCCTCGGGATCGCTGCCGGCCGGCCTCTACACCGCCCTCAACAACATGAACATCAACAACACCACCGGCGGCGGCGACTGGTTCCTTGATACGGGAGCCACCTCACACATGGCTTCCAGTGCTG GACCTTCGCACCAAGACGGTTCTGCTCCGATGTGA